The genomic interval GGGGGTCCCTGGGGTCCCAGGGTCGGTGTGCACCTGCTCAGGTGGCGTTCCTCTGGCGGACATTCTTGCCCTTGTCATTCACGTGGTGACTGCTGCTCTTCCTGGGGAAACAGGGCAGGGCCTCAGCCCATGGGGCCTGGCTGGAGACCCAGcactccccagcccagcccctctcAGAGCAACACCCTGACTGCCTGGGAGGCACCCACCAAGGACCCAGGGAGGTCTGGGTACACACCTGGGAGCCCCCAACACTCCCCCAGTGAGCTAGGACTTACAGCGGTGCCGCGCCTGCGTCGTCATCTGTAGGCACAGCCAACATGGGAGAGAGGAGACAGGCATCAGGAGAGGTCTGCACAGCACACCTGCAGCTTCCCTCGGGGCTCACCAGAGGGGCCAGCCACCCAGGGTCCCTCCCAGGCAGTGGCCGTGCAAGAAAGCTGGCACTCCTCACCTCGGCCAAGCACCTCAAAAGCACTGTGGCCTTGGCCTGGCCCGCCCCAGCTAAGGACAGCAGCACGGCCCCTGTGGCAAGCATGCAGGCCCACACCTGGGGTAGGGTGTGCAGGGGCCACCCCCAGTGCCAGGAGAAGCCCAGGGCCGCTGCCAGGTGGCCATCAGGGCGCCTGAGGCTACGCCATGCAGTCACAGGCTCACCAGAGCCAAGATCCTTGAGCCCCCAGCGGTCAGAGGCACCTGAGGCACCACTTACCCTGGAGGATGCCAGCTGAGGccgagggaggagagaggggcagTGAGGCGTGGCAGACCCCGCCCTCCCAGGAGCTCCCCGACCCCCAGGctcctggggctgcagctcacCATCCAGGGGCTCATCTGGCTTCCGCCGCTTCTCGTAGATGAAGATGATAGTGACGAGCACCAGCACCTCCGCCACGATGCCCAGGAAGGGCCAGAGGGCGGCCAGGCGGCTGCGCACCCGCAGGGTGATCTCGGCCTTCTTGACGCCCTCCGGGTTGGTGGCATTGCACACATAGGTGCCAGGGTCGGTACCCATGTCCAGGTCCTTGATATGCAGCTCCGACTTGGCTTCTGAAGAACTCACGTAGAATTTGCTCTGGGAGCCGTTGGTGATGACCTAGGAGGACCTTGTCAGACTGGAGGGAGAGCTCTGGGTTCCCACCCGTGGTCCTGCAGCCCTGGGTCCCAGTTTGGGCCCTCACCTGGTAATGGGAGTTGACCATCTTGTACCAGGCCCAGTCAGTGACGGGCGGGTAAGAGTCTGACTTACAGACCAGAGTGACCGCTTCCCCCTCATTGGCATGCTCAGACTTCTTTGCAGCCTTGATGTGGGGAGGCCCTGGAGAGAACAAGGAGAGTCGACACCCAGGCCTGCAAAACTGTTCCTGGGCTCCTGACCCTGCTAACCCCCCCCACCGAGCCCCcccagaagggcatggcagactACCCCGGCCCAGGCCCCATGCAGGGTGCCCTCTGCCGAGCACTTACCACTCACTGTGATCTCAGCCCTGCCCATGGGCtcagggaggaagacacagaagtaGCTGCCAGCGCTGTCCTCCACGTTCACCCTGCAATCAGGTAGGAGTGAGTTTGGTCTTCATGGCCAGGCAGCCCTGCCCCCAGGAACAGAGGGTTGTCCTAACCCAACCACCACAGTCCTGTCAAGACTGCGTGCAGTGACCCGCCAGGGAGGCCCTCAGGGGGGGACGCAGACCAGAGGCAGTCAGGGACCCACTTAATGAGCCTGCTGTAGCTGCCAGCCCTGGCTGCACCCATGGCCCGTCCGCCCCAGTAAGCCTGACACAAAAGGCCCAATTAGGGTAATGCCCAGCCATGGGGCAGGCAGAGAGGGGCCCCAGTGCTTGGCTTCTGAGGCCTCCACTTGTGCACAGGGCCCCAAAGAGCACCCTGAGGACACAGTGGCATCTGTATCCCCAGTGTTGGGGTGGTCGGCCTGCACTGCCCCCACACCTCCAAGGACACTCTGGGATCCCGAACCCTCTGGGCACAGGATTGCTGGCAGCAGCCCCTCACTCACTCAAACACTGTCTGCAGGTCAGGCAGGATGTCCTCTTTCAGCACCTTGTCACCCTTCACCCACTGGTGGCCAGTGACCTGGGTGGTGCTGTGATTCAAGGCACAGGTGAGACGCATCTTAGAACCAATGTCCTCCACATCTGTCACGATGGTGCCCGCTAGGAAGCCAAGTAAGCTGGTCAGCACGCGACGCAAGGACCGTACAAGCCACCAGTGTCCTCACTGCAGACCAAGGCCACTGCCCTATCCAAGGAGCCTCTCCTGCTGCTGCAGCACTGACCTGAGGCACCTCTGCAGGCATCTGACTAGCTGAGCCGATGATATCCCCAAACCCCCGACAAAGGCCTAGCCTTCGCAAACGAGGAAAGCACGGCTGTGCAGGGCACCTGCCCCGCTCTGGGGCACTGCTGGGACCCTCGCCCCAGCAGAGCAGCCCTCCTGGCTGGCGGCGACACACCCTTTAGGAATCGAACCTGAAAGCATCTACAACTAGAAGCTGAGAAGCCCCCAGAGGTTCTGGAGTCCCACTCCTGGGCTGAGCACGGCCATGTGGACGCTCAGTGTGGCCACGCAGTGGCAGGTCCCGACCCACTGGTCAGACGCACAAGGGAGACAGGCCAGCCAGGGTGCAGGGGCCGGGCAGGCACTGgagagcagggcaggcagacgGATGGGACAAAACAGGGTGTAGAGACCGCAGGGCAAAGGGCAGGCCTGCCTACTCCTGCAGGCCACCCCAGGCCCACTGAGCAGCAAGCCCACCGTCACCGGAGAGTCCTGGGTCCAGGGAGGAAAGGCCTGGGTGCGGAGTGGGACGGAGAGCTGGGTGGGGGGCATCTGGATGCTACGGAGCAGGACCCAGGAGCCGGGTGGCACAAAAGGAAAACTGAGGCAAGCACCCCGGCCACTCACGTTCGAGGACCACCACGCTCGCCTGGGCACGGACCCACTTGACCCTGGGTGCCCGGGTCAGGTGGTTGCGGTCGGGGTCGTTGCTGGCCCGGCACTCGTAGGTGCCTGCATCCTCCGTGGTAAGCTTCTCGATGGACACGCTGCTGGCCGCATGCTGGCGGTAGGTGGCGTGGATGTGGACGCGGTCCAGCCGAGCGCCATCCCAGAGCTGGGAGCAGGTGTCATTGGGACCGTTCCCTTCAAACCACCACTGGATCTCGGGGACGGGGCTGCCCACAGCCTGGCAGTGCAGTTCCACACGGCCCCCCGCCCACCCCTCCTGGGACAGTGGAGACTTGATGAAGCCAGCTATGGGGAGAGGGTGAGTGAGGAGAATCGAGGGCAAAG from Urocitellus parryii isolate mUroPar1 chromosome 3, mUroPar1.hap1, whole genome shotgun sequence carries:
- the Bsg gene encoding basigin isoform X1, with product MAAVLLVLGLALLGAQGASAAAGFIKSPLSQEGWAGGRVELHCQAVGSPVPEIQWWFEGNGPNDTCSQLWDGARLDRVHIHATYRQHAASSVSIEKLTTEDAGTYECRASNDPDRNHLTRAPRVKWVRAQASVVVLEPGTIVTDVEDIGSKMRLTCALNHSTTQVTGHQWVKGDKVLKEDILPDLQTVFEVNVEDSAGSYFCVFLPEPMGRAEITVSGPPHIKAAKKSEHANEGEAVTLVCKSDSYPPVTDWAWYKMVNSHYQVITNGSQSKFYVSSSEAKSELHIKDLDMGTDPGTYVCNATNPEGVKKAEITLRVRSRLAALWPFLGIVAEVLVLVTIIFIYEKRRKPDEPLDDDDAGAAPLKSSSHHVNDKGKNVRQRNAT
- the Bsg gene encoding basigin isoform X2, which translates into the protein MAAVLLVLGLALLGAQGASAAAGTIVTDVEDIGSKMRLTCALNHSTTQVTGHQWVKGDKVLKEDILPDLQTVFEVNVEDSAGSYFCVFLPEPMGRAEITVSGPPHIKAAKKSEHANEGEAVTLVCKSDSYPPVTDWAWYKMVNSHYQVITNGSQSKFYVSSSEAKSELHIKDLDMGTDPGTYVCNATNPEGVKKAEITLRVRSRLAALWPFLGIVAEVLVLVTIIFIYEKRRKPDEPLDDDDAGAAPLKSSSHHVNDKGKNVRQRNAT